In Chrysoperla carnea chromosome 2, inChrCarn1.1, whole genome shotgun sequence, the following proteins share a genomic window:
- the LOC123293024 gene encoding uncharacterized protein LOC123293024 has protein sequence MEKKIESTKRSILYDIQHKTDELKNTTVTNGSATSINLTEAKKRGINGSLTLEKFEDFDNKLRANDEHKESLMILYKIITRGELKIMSAIKKIMEVTMEKTVELEYSGTGCTVNGLGKKNFSNTATYKCLDGVLSDQFADSGELKNLSGKVGRWLSGAADREGGRKERTKKN, from the exons atggaaaaaaaaatagaatcaaCGAAAAGAAGCATATTGTATGATATTCAGCACAAAACTGATGAGCTTAAAAATACTACAGTTACAAATGGATCTGCGACATCGATAAATTTAACAGAAGCTAAAAAGAGAGGGATAAATGGATCGTTGACATTGGAGAAGTTCGAAGATTTCGATAATAAACTCAGAGCGAATGATGAACACAAAGAATCTTTA aTGATTTTATATAAGATTATAACAAGGggcgaattaaaaataatgtctgCTATAAAAAAGATTATGGAAGTGACCATGGAAAAAACGGTGGAGTTAGAATACTCGGGAACAGGTTGTACTGTCAATGGCttggggaaaaaaaattttagcaatacGGCTACCTACAAATGTTTAGATG GAGTGCTTTCTGACCAATTTGCGGACTCAGGagagttgaaaaatttatcagGAAAAGTGGGTCGCTGGTTATCTGGTGCAGCGGATCGCGAAGGTGGTCGTAAGGagcgaaccaaaaaaaattaa